The Lycium ferocissimum isolate CSIRO_LF1 chromosome 1, AGI_CSIRO_Lferr_CH_V1, whole genome shotgun sequence genome includes a region encoding these proteins:
- the LOC132059753 gene encoding ER lumen protein-retaining receptor: MNIFRLAGDMTHLASVLVLLLKIHTIKSCAGISLKTQELYALVFVTRYLDIFTDFISLYNTTMKLVFLGSSLSIVWYMRHHKIVRRSYDKDQDTFRHVLLVVPCLILALVIHEKFTFKEVMWTFSIFLEAVAILPQLVLLQRTRNIDNLTGQYILLLGAYRSLYILNWVYRYFTEPHFVHWITWIAGLVQTLLYADFFYYYFQSWKNNTKLELPA; encoded by the exons atGAATATATTTAGGCTTGCTGGGGATATGACACATTTGGCTAGTGTTCTTGTTTTGCTTCTCAAGATCCATACTATTAAATCTTGTGCTG GTATTTCTCTGAAGACTCAAGAGCTATATGCTCTTGTCTTTGTTACTCGCTACTTGGACAtatttacagattttatttcaCTATACAATACTACAATGAAGTTGGTTTTCTTGGGAAGCTCTTTGTCAATTGTTTGGTACATGAGGCATCACAAAATTGTTCGCAGATCTTATGACAAAGACCAAGATACTTTCCGTCATGTTCTCCTTGTGGTTCCTTGCCTGATATTGGCCCTTGTTATACATGAGAAGTTTACCTTCAAGGAG GTAATGTGGACCTTCTCCATATTCTTGGAAGCTGTTGCCATCCTTCCTCAGCTCGTCTTATTGCAGAGAACAAGAAATATAGACAACTTGACTGGACAATACATTTTACTCTTGGG TGCATATCGGTCACTTTACATCTTGAACTGGGTATACCGCTACTTCACGGAACCGCACTTTGTACATTGGATAA CCTGGATTGCAGGCCTTGTGCAGACGTTGCTCTACGCTGATTTCTTCTATTACTACTTCCAAAG CTGGAAGAATAACACCAAGCTTGAACTTCCTGCCTGA
- the LOC132060993 gene encoding F-box protein At5g49610-like — MEHSMLFIPHDILFFILIRLHVKSLLRFQSVSKAWKAIICDKIFKKTHHDQSKVSNPQKLLLVQLDDGVFEFRDLKNPQIAIRKQKFPLKRFQQVPALCSCDGLVLLKSHTAYKSYVLWNPYTNDYRIFKCEYVKAYSCTTPHACGFCYDSSADDYKVILIYKSFYAVCYVSYENKWMKRTSVHVQELNARSWECSQGISIEGRVFWSIEWKINHLVRQISKIIYFDVKSDEVKELQKPDFIGENDQLYRLTSLKGYVGLYGGKIHSKTFNIWIMEQDEWKLLMKISCNVVCERFVENSVLLGCMNHNEILFQIQMGIGPQYFVIYDLERHQFVKQIQISKDSRHYTVPICSESLYFPKPNIKRKRKHLS; from the coding sequence ATGGAACATAGTATGCTCTTTATTCCCCATGATATcctatttttcatccttattaGGCTACACGTTAAATCTTTGTTACGTTTTCAATCTGTTTCTAAGGCATGGAAAGCTATAATATGtgacaaaatattcaagaaaactcaTCATGATCAATCCAAAGTGTCGAATCCCCAAAAGCTCTTATTGGTACAATTGGATGATGGTGTATTCGAGTTTCGAGACTTGAAAAATCCCCAAATTGCAATACGAAAACAAAAGTTTCCTCTAAAGAGATTCCAACAAGTCCCAGCCTTGTGCTCATGTGATGGTTTAGTTCTATTAAAGAGCCATACAGCTTATAAATCATATGTTTTGTGGAATCCTTATACTAATGACTATAGAATTTTTAAATGTGAATATGTGAAAGCTTACAGTTGCACAACTCCACATGCTTGTGGATTTTGCTATGATTCTAGTGCCGATGACTACAAAGTTATATTGATCTATAAATCGTTTTATGCTGTTTGTTATGTAAGTTATGAGAATAAATGGATGAAGAGAACAAGTGTTCATGTACAAGAACTTAATGCAAGGTCATGGGAGTGCAGTCAGGGGATAAGCATTGAAGGTCGTGTATTTTGGTCTATTGAGTGGAAAATTAACCACTTAGTACGTCAAATTTCTAAGATTATATACTTTGACGTGAAGTCAGACGAAGTGAAGGAGCTTCAAAAACCAGATTTTATAGGTGAGAACGATCAGTTGTATCGATTGACTTCTTTGAAAGGTTATGTTGGTTTATATGGTGGCAAAATCCATAGCAAAACATTCAACATTTGGATCATGGAACAAGATGAATGGaaattattaatgaagattagtTGCAATGTCGTTTGCGAGCGATTTGTAGAGAATAGTGTGCTGTTGGGCTGCATGAACCATAAtgaaattctctttcaaattcaaatggGAATAGGGCCTCAATATTTTGTTATCTATGATCTTGAACGACATCAATTCGTTAAGCAAATTCAAATATCCAAAGATTCAAGACATTACACAGTTCCAATATGTTCGGAGAGTTTATATTTTCCGAAACCCAATATCAAGCGCAAGAGAAAGCATCTCAGCTAA